Proteins found in one Acidobacteriota bacterium genomic segment:
- a CDS encoding homoserine dehydrogenase gives MSATRTPLTIGLAGFGTVGRSVARILCEKRHPNLRLAGICTRRVALARAAAGWVPPGVVWTDDVETLIKTGTDIFVEVIGGIEPARTWIAGALGAGRSVVTANKQVIAEHGRELIALARQTGQSLRYEAAVGGVVPVIRGVQDGLSSDHLTRIVGVVNGTCNFVLTEMAQRRVSMSDAVADAQARGLAEQDPSADLDGIDARAKLAILATIGFDGYLRPADIPTESIRAVDAGDHALADELGYVVRQIAWADRSDARSGGVAAGVLPALVDGQSWLARANGSENVVLVRGERSGQTVFAGQGAGGDATAIAVVSDLLAIAAGVVAPRAWSATAVTRVERDFDARHYVRVSLPDPSTVTDPTLASDLASVLDQAGIRPERVWQERCSSGSRFAALVSSCSHLKLNRAIEAFRPAAGAGRSAVALPLFDADR, from the coding sequence ATGAGCGCTACACGCACACCACTCACGATCGGTCTCGCCGGATTCGGCACGGTCGGCCGCTCGGTCGCACGCATCCTGTGCGAGAAGCGCCATCCCAACCTCCGTCTCGCCGGGATCTGCACCCGCCGCGTGGCGCTTGCCCGCGCCGCTGCCGGCTGGGTGCCGCCCGGTGTCGTATGGACCGACGATGTCGAGACGCTGATCAAGACGGGAACCGACATCTTCGTCGAGGTGATTGGGGGCATCGAGCCGGCCCGAACGTGGATCGCAGGCGCGCTTGGCGCGGGGCGTTCCGTCGTCACCGCCAACAAGCAGGTGATCGCCGAGCATGGCCGAGAGCTGATCGCCCTGGCGCGGCAGACCGGGCAGTCGCTCCGGTACGAGGCGGCTGTCGGCGGCGTCGTGCCGGTAATCCGCGGCGTACAGGACGGCCTCAGCAGCGATCACCTCACGCGCATCGTCGGTGTCGTCAACGGCACCTGTAACTTCGTGCTCACCGAAATGGCGCAGCGGCGCGTGTCGATGAGCGACGCCGTCGCCGACGCGCAGGCCAGAGGACTGGCCGAGCAGGATCCGTCCGCCGATCTGGATGGGATCGATGCGCGCGCGAAACTGGCCATCCTGGCGACGATTGGATTCGATGGGTATCTGCGGCCCGCCGATATCCCGACCGAGTCGATCCGCGCCGTGGATGCGGGCGACCACGCGCTGGCGGACGAACTCGGGTACGTCGTGCGCCAGATCGCGTGGGCCGACCGCTCAGATGCTCGTAGTGGCGGCGTCGCGGCCGGCGTGTTGCCCGCGCTGGTCGATGGGCAGTCGTGGCTCGCTCGGGCCAACGGGTCGGAGAACGTCGTGCTCGTGCGCGGCGAACGCAGCGGCCAGACGGTGTTTGCCGGCCAGGGCGCCGGGGGCGACGCGACGGCCATCGCCGTCGTCTCCGATCTGCTGGCGATTGCGGCCGGCGTCGTGGCACCGCGTGCGTGGTCGGCTACCGCGGTCACGCGCGTCGAACGCGACTTCGACGCTCGTCACTACGTGCGCGTCAGTCTGCCGGACCCGTCGACCGTCACCGATCCCACACTCGCATCCGACCTTGCGAGCGTGCTCGACCAAGCCGGCATCAGGCCGGAACGCGTGTGGCAGGAGCGTTGCTCGAGCGGGTCGCGCTTTGCCGCGCTTGTTTCGTCGTGCAGCCATCTGAAACTCAACCGGGCGATCGAGGCGTTCCGACCGGCGGCCGGCGCCGGCCGCAGCGCGGTCGCTCTGCCCCTGTTTGACGCCGACCGATGA
- a CDS encoding homoserine O-acetyltransferase gives MITTSGAGIGIVETETLRVFEDGLELDCGRRLESVTVAFEQYGAMSAARDNVILVCHALSGGAHAAGWHPGARKPGWWDAAIGPGRAFDTDRFCVLCTNVLGSCYGTTGPASPDPGTGRPYGSRFPFVTIADMVRVQKALVDRLGISCLVSVAGGSMGGMQALQWAVSFPETVRSVVALATTHRHSAQQIAFDEIARRALTADPNWRGGEYYDGERPADGLSVARMIGHVTYLSDPGMERKFGRRLGQSGPGYSLGPEFEVERYLDYQGRSFVDRFDANSLVYLSKALDYFDLEAGRRSLADAFEATEAAFLLLTFSSDWLYPPYQLATVAAALRQAGRTAEYRELSSEYGHDAFLLEHEAQQPIVREFLSRICG, from the coding sequence GTGATCACGACCTCTGGCGCCGGTATCGGGATCGTGGAGACCGAGACGCTGCGCGTCTTCGAGGACGGGCTTGAACTCGACTGCGGCCGGCGCCTGGAGTCGGTCACGGTCGCGTTCGAGCAATACGGCGCCATGAGTGCGGCCAGAGACAACGTCATCCTGGTGTGCCACGCGTTGTCGGGCGGCGCGCACGCGGCGGGCTGGCACCCGGGCGCCCGGAAGCCAGGCTGGTGGGACGCGGCGATCGGCCCCGGGCGCGCCTTCGACACCGACCGCTTCTGTGTCCTGTGCACCAATGTCCTCGGAAGCTGCTACGGCACGACGGGGCCTGCCTCGCCCGACCCCGGCACGGGACGTCCATATGGCAGCCGGTTTCCCTTCGTGACCATTGCCGACATGGTGCGGGTGCAGAAGGCGCTCGTCGATCGACTGGGCATCTCGTGCCTTGTCTCCGTAGCTGGGGGCTCGATGGGCGGCATGCAGGCCCTTCAATGGGCGGTGTCGTTCCCGGAGACCGTGCGTTCCGTGGTCGCGCTGGCCACGACGCACCGGCACTCCGCCCAGCAGATTGCGTTCGATGAGATCGCCCGCCGTGCCCTCACGGCCGATCCCAACTGGCGCGGCGGCGAGTACTACGATGGCGAGCGGCCGGCTGACGGGCTCTCGGTCGCGCGCATGATTGGCCATGTCACGTATCTGTCCGATCCCGGAATGGAACGGAAGTTCGGGCGACGCCTCGGACAGAGTGGCCCGGGCTACAGCCTTGGACCCGAGTTCGAGGTGGAGCGGTATCTCGATTATCAGGGCCGCAGCTTCGTCGATCGCTTCGACGCTAATTCGCTGGTGTACCTATCGAAGGCGCTCGACTACTTCGACCTGGAGGCCGGGCGTCGGTCGCTGGCGGACGCGTTCGAAGCGACCGAAGCGGCGTTTCTGCTCCTGACGTTTTCGTCGGACTGGTTGTATCCGCCCTATCAGTTGGCCACTGTCGCCGCCGCGCTCAGACAGGCGGGTCGCACCGCCGAGTATCGCGAACTGTCGAGCGAATACGGCCACGACGCGTTCCTGCTTGAACACGAAGCGCAGCAGCCGATCGTCCGGGAATTTCTGAGTCGGATCTGCGGGTGA
- a CDS encoding O-acetylhomoserine aminocarboxypropyltransferase/cysteine synthase: MSTSPSSFGPATLALHGGQSPDNAVGARAVPIYQTSSYVFESADHAAALFALQAPGHIYTRIGNPTTDVLEGRLAELDGGVGALALASGQAAITTVVLALARTGQNIVSTRFLYGGTYNLFHYTLERLGIETRFVDSSDPANVARAIDENTRLVYTESIGNPKNNVDDVDAIARVAHDAGVPFVVDNTVTPHIFKPFDHGADIIVYSLTKFLGGHGTSIGGAIVDAGRFNWANGRFPEYTEPDPSYHGIVFWDLFGTHERAVAPGAAFITKARVQWLRDLGACLSPFNAFLFLQGIETLPYRMAAHCANAIRVAEWLEKHPDVAWVNYPGLAGHPDEARARRYFPSGAGAIIGFGIRGGFEAAKRFINSVRLFSHLANIGDAKSLVIHPASTTHQQLSGEERAAVGVPDDFIRLSIGIEDAADLIADLEQAIAAARRETEAA; this comes from the coding sequence ATGTCTACATCTCCCTCATCGTTTGGTCCCGCCACGCTGGCCCTGCACGGTGGCCAGTCCCCCGACAACGCGGTTGGCGCCCGCGCGGTGCCGATCTATCAGACCTCGTCGTACGTCTTCGAATCGGCGGACCACGCGGCGGCGCTATTCGCGCTGCAGGCGCCCGGTCACATCTACACACGCATCGGCAACCCGACCACCGATGTGCTCGAAGGCCGGTTGGCCGAACTGGACGGCGGAGTCGGCGCTCTTGCCCTCGCGTCCGGCCAGGCGGCCATCACGACGGTCGTGCTGGCCCTGGCCCGTACGGGGCAGAACATCGTCTCCACGCGCTTCCTGTATGGCGGCACGTACAACTTGTTCCACTACACGCTCGAACGCCTGGGAATCGAGACGCGCTTCGTCGATTCATCCGACCCGGCCAATGTGGCGCGTGCCATCGATGAGAACACCCGGCTGGTGTACACGGAATCGATCGGCAACCCGAAGAACAACGTGGATGATGTCGATGCGATTGCCCGCGTGGCGCACGACGCCGGCGTGCCGTTTGTCGTCGACAACACGGTGACGCCGCACATCTTCAAGCCCTTTGACCACGGCGCCGATATCATCGTCTACTCGCTCACGAAGTTCCTGGGCGGACATGGCACCTCCATCGGGGGCGCCATTGTGGATGCCGGCCGCTTCAACTGGGCCAACGGACGGTTCCCCGAATACACCGAGCCGGACCCCTCGTACCACGGGATCGTCTTCTGGGATCTGTTCGGCACCCACGAACGCGCGGTGGCGCCGGGCGCGGCATTCATCACCAAGGCCCGCGTGCAGTGGCTGCGCGATCTCGGCGCTTGCTTGTCACCCTTCAATGCCTTCCTGTTTCTCCAAGGCATCGAGACACTCCCATACCGCATGGCGGCGCACTGCGCCAACGCGATACGCGTCGCCGAGTGGCTGGAGAAGCATCCTGATGTCGCGTGGGTGAACTATCCGGGTCTGGCCGGCCACCCCGACGAGGCGCGCGCGCGTCGGTACTTCCCGTCTGGCGCCGGCGCGATTATCGGCTTCGGCATCCGCGGAGGGTTCGAGGCGGCGAAACGGTTCATCAACTCCGTACGCCTGTTCAGCCACCTGGCGAACATCGGCGACGCGAAGAGTCTGGTGATTCACCCGGCGTCGACGACGCACCAGCAGTTGTCGGGCGAGGAGCGCGCGGCGGTCGGTGTGCCTGATGATTTCATCCGTCTGTCGATTGGCATTGAAGACGCCGCCGACTTGATCGCGGATCTGGAACAGGCGATTGCCGCCGCGAGGCGTGAGACGGAGGCGGCGTGA